CATTTACAAGATGGATTACTCCCTAATGCTGGATTTTCATAAAGAAAAGCAGGCTGATGCCACCATCGCGGTAATTCAGGTACCCTGGGAAGAAGCCAGCGGCTTTGGGATTATGAATACTGCCCCCGATGCTAAAATTATTGAATTTGAAGAAAAGCCGGCAGTACCTAAAAGTAACTTGGCCTCCATGGGGGTTTATATTTTCAATTGGGATTTATTAAAAGAATACTTGGAAGAGGATGAGAAAAATCCCCGTTCCAGCAATGACTTTGGTAAAAATATTATTCCCATGATGCTGAGGACAGGTCGACGCCTCTATGCCTACCCCTTTAAGGGTTACTGGCGTGATGTGGGTACCATCGAAAGTCTCTGGCAGGCCAATATGGATCTGTTGTCGGAAAAGCCAGGCTTAAATCTCAATGACCCGCACTGGCGTATTTATTCTGTCAATCCTAACCACCCGCCCCAGTATATTGCTGCCACGGCCACGGTTCGTAACTCTCTGATCAATGAGGGTTGCCTGGTTTATGGTAAAGTGGAGCATTCCATCATTTTCCCCGGGGTTACCATTGAGGAGGGGGCAGAAATTTATTACTCAGTGATTATGCCAAATGTCAAGATTGGCCGAAAAACCATCATTAACAAAGCTATTATAGGTGTGGAGGCAGTTATCGAAGACCGTTGCCAGATAGGTCTGCAATGCCCGGAGATTACTGTGATTGAAGGTCAGACCACAGTAAAAAGCGGTACAACAATCGGTAAAAAATATTACGAGGTGATAGCATGAAAGATGTCATGGCAATTATCAATCTAATGGAAGATGACAACTTTCTCAAAGAAATTAGCTATCATCGCCCTCAGGCGGCTGTCCCCTTTGGCGGGCGCTACCGCTTGGTTGATTTTATTCTTTCCAATATTGTCAACTCGGGCATTAAAAATGTTGGTATTCTTGTTCAGCATAAATATAGATCATTAATGGATCACCTGGGCAGGGGCAAGGAGTGGGATTTGGATAGAAAAAGAGACGGACTGTTCTTTTTACCACCAGCAGATTTCACTGCACCGGTTACTAATAAATGGGATTTACAATACTTCCACAGCCATTTGGATTATATCAATAACAGCAGGCAAAAGTATGTACTCATTGCCGGCTACCATATGGTTTGTAACATTGATTTTAATGAGGCCTTTCTCTTTCATAAAACAATGAATGCAGACATCACCATCATCTACAAAGAAGTAGACCCTACCAAAACCGATTTAACCCAGTGTTACACACTGGAAACTTCACAGGACGGACGTATCACAGATTTTGAGGTCAAACCCCAAAAAACCCAAAGCACTAAGATAGCCCTGGAAATATGCTTAATGGAAAAATCTCTGTTGGTGGATTTAATTAATCGCGGTTACTCCCGGGGGGATAGTGACTTGGTGAGGGATGGTTTTATTAAGAATTTAAATCGCTTACGAATTTACGGCTACCCACATCAAGGGTATCTGGCTAATATTAATTCCGTTCAAAGTTACTACCAACATCACATGGATTTGTTACAACCTAATATTTCACGGGAATTGTTTTTTGCTAAAGGTTTAATTTATACCAAAGGAAAGGACGGGCCACCCACCAAGTACACAGGCTCGGCAAAGGTAAAAAATTCATTGATTGCCAATGGCTGTATTATTGAAGGACAAGTGGAAAACAGTATAATTTTTCGTGGCGTTAAAGTGGGAAAGGGTGCTATGGTCAAAAACAGCATCATTATGCAACAATGTACCCTTGAGTCTGATATTTATCTAGAACATGTTATTACGGATAAAAAGGTAGTTATCACTAAGGGTAAACATTTAAAGGGCGATAAACATTATCCATTGGTAATTCGTAAACATGCGGTTATTTAATCCATTGAGGTGAATGATATGAGCATCTTGTTTGTGGCTGCGGAAGGGGTTCCCTTTATAAAATCCGGCGGTTTAGCTGATGTAATTGGTTCGCTGCCACGGGAGCTAAGAAAATTAGGGATAGATGTGCGGGTGATGCTGCCTAAATATAGAGATATACCGGAGCATTTTAAAGAGGCCATGGAGCATTGTTGTAATTTAACCGTTCCCCTGAGCTGGCGTCAGTTATATGGTGGTGTGCAAAGATTGGATTATGAGGGGGTACCCTTTTATTTTATTGATAATGAATACTACTTTAAACGGTCGGGCATCTACTGTTTTGACGATGAGGCAGAACGCTTTGCTTTTTTTTGCCGGGCAGCTTTGGAAGCTCTACCTCACCTGGACTTCAGACCCCGGATTATCCATTGCCACGACTGGCATACCGGCATGATCTCTGTTTTTTTGCAAGCATTCTACCGGCAGCACCCCTTTTATCAAGATATACGAACCGTTTTTACCATTCATAATTTAGAGTACCAGGGCTTGTTTCCCCGTGATATCTTAGGTGATGTTCTTGGTTTACCCGACCATTACTTTACCCTGGATGGCCTTGAATTTTACGGTCAGGTCAGTTTTATCAAAGGTGGTCTAAATTTCTCGGATTTGCTGACCACTGTTAGTGAGAGTTATGCCCAGGAAATTCAGCATCCTTACTTTGGCGCCAGGCTGGATGGACTGCTGAGGCATAAAAAAAATGTCCTCTTTGGCATTTTAAACGGTATTGACACCGACATCTATAATCCCGCTGCCGATCCACTAATTCATACTAAGTACAATTGGCAAACGCCTGAACTAAAGGGGCAGAATAAAAAACAACTGCAAGCCAGTCTATCCTTACCGGTGCGTGAGGACGTGCCATTAATTGGCTTGGTATCCAGGTTAGTAAGTCAAAAGGGTATGGATTTAATTGCCCATATTTGGCAAGACATTATGCAAATGGATGTGCAAATGGTGGTGTTGGGAACAGGCGAACCCCGCTATGAAGAGCTTTTCCGTTACGCAGCCCGGCAGTATCCAACTAAAATGTCGGCCAACATTTTTTTTGGGGACCAACTGGCGCATAATATTTATGCTGCTTCAGATCTCTTTTTAATGCCCTCCCTTTACGAACCCTGCGGTTTGGGACAGCTTATTGCCTTGCGCTATGGCGCCTTACCCCTGGTCCGGGAAACAGGGGGGTTAAAGGATACGGTCACTCCTTATAACCAATATACCGGGGAAGGAAATGGCTTTAGTTTTACCAACTACAACGCCCATGACCTTTTACATACCTTAAGGATGGCCCTTTCCCTTTACCCGCAGCGGCAAATTTGGTCTAAACTGGTAGTCAAGGCCATGCAAGCCGATTTTAGTTGGTATAAATCAGCACAAAAATATCAAAACTTGTATAAGAGATTAGGTTTTTAAAGGAATGATTGCCTTGACAGAGGTTTTTCATGATTCACATAACCGGTTATTTCGCAGTCCCTTCGGGGCTGTTCCCTGTGGTCAAAAAATAGACCTGGCCTTAGAGGTAAACAGTGTTAACCAGCCGGAACAGGTTGTCCTGCGACTTTGGAAATATGGTCGGCAGGAAGAAAAAATTCCCATGCAGTTAACGGAAGTCAGGGAGCAGCGTCGGCTTTATCGTGCCAGTATTGTGGCACCGGAAAGGCATGGTTTGCTGTGGTATTACTTTTTGGTGGTGGAAGGGGGATGTACCCTTTACTATGGCAACAATACCAGGCAATGGGGAGGTATAGGACAGCTTTATGACCATGAACCACCCTCCTACCAGATAACTGTCTATCAACCCACTGCCGCTACACCCCACTGGTTTAAGGATGCAGTAATGTATCAAATTTTTGTGGATCGTTTTTGTAACGGTTATCAAGAGGGGAAAGTTCTTAATCCCAAACAGCACTGTGTGATTTATCCGTATTGGCAAGCCACCCCACGCTATGGACAAGATGCAACAGGTAAGACCGTGTGCTACGACTGTTTTGGCGGTAATTTGTATGGAGTAATGAAAAAGCTGCCTTATTTAAAGGAACTGGGTATCACAGTCATTTATCTGAACCCAATTTTTGAAGCCAGCAGTAATCATAAATACGATACAGGGGATTATAAAAAGATCGACCCCATGTATGGCGACAATGATTTATTTCGGGAACTATGTAGCAAAGCCAGGGACTTGGGTATCTCCATTATCCTGGACGGTGTGTTTAGCCACACCGGTAGCAATAGTATCTATTTTAACCGGGACGGTAATTATCCCTCCGTGGGGGCTTATCAGTCCAAGGATTCACCCTATTATGAGTGGTATCGGTTTAGCGAATGGCCAGACAAATATGATTGCTGGTGGGGTATCGACACTTTACCCAATGTTAATGAAGATAATCCTTCCTATCAAGAATTTATTATCACCGGGGAAGACAGTGTCATCAAATATTGGATGAAGCTGGGTGCCAAGGGCTGGCGTTTGGATGTGGTGGACGAGCTACCTGCAGCCTTTGTGAAGAAAATAAGAACGACAATGAAGCAAATGGATCCCGACTCTGTGCTTATTGGGGAAGTATGGGAGGATGCCTCCAATAAGGTTAGCTATGGCGAAATGCGGGAATATTTGTTGGGGGAAGAACTGGATTCAGTAATGAATTATCCTTTCCGCAACATTTGGTTGGATTTTTTCCTTGGCCGCAGCGATGCTCTGGCTACCCATCATCAGCTAATGAAACTGTATGAAAATTATCCCCGGGAGCATTTTTACTCCACCATGAATTTGCTTGGCAGCCATGATGTGGAGCGAGTTCTTACCCTACTCAGTGGAGCTCCCCCGGCGGATTCCCTCAGTAGGGAAGAACAGGAGGTATATGAGCCAACACCCGAGCAATTAAGAGTTGGTCTGGCCCGGCTAAAACTACTTTCCTTAATCCAGATGACCTTTCCCGGGGTTCCTTGCATTTACTATGGTGACGAAGTAGGGCTACAGGGCTATAAAGACCCT
This region of Desulforamulus ferrireducens genomic DNA includes:
- a CDS encoding glucose-1-phosphate adenylyltransferase codes for the protein MYKKECVAMLLAGGQGSRLGVLTKKLAKPAVPFGGKYRIIDFTLSNCNNSGINTVGVLTQYQPLALNSYIGIGSHWDLDCRNGGVTVLPPFVKELGGEWYKGTANAIYQNIEFVDQYSPKYLLVLSGDHIYKMDYSLMLDFHKEKQADATIAVIQVPWEEASGFGIMNTAPDAKIIEFEEKPAVPKSNLASMGVYIFNWDLLKEYLEEDEKNPRSSNDFGKNIIPMMLRTGRRLYAYPFKGYWRDVGTIESLWQANMDLLSEKPGLNLNDPHWRIYSVNPNHPPQYIAATATVRNSLINEGCLVYGKVEHSIIFPGVTIEEGAEIYYSVIMPNVKIGRKTIINKAIIGVEAVIEDRCQIGLQCPEITVIEGQTTVKSGTTIGKKYYEVIA
- the glgD gene encoding glucose-1-phosphate adenylyltransferase subunit GlgD, yielding MKDVMAIINLMEDDNFLKEISYHRPQAAVPFGGRYRLVDFILSNIVNSGIKNVGILVQHKYRSLMDHLGRGKEWDLDRKRDGLFFLPPADFTAPVTNKWDLQYFHSHLDYINNSRQKYVLIAGYHMVCNIDFNEAFLFHKTMNADITIIYKEVDPTKTDLTQCYTLETSQDGRITDFEVKPQKTQSTKIALEICLMEKSLLVDLINRGYSRGDSDLVRDGFIKNLNRLRIYGYPHQGYLANINSVQSYYQHHMDLLQPNISRELFFAKGLIYTKGKDGPPTKYTGSAKVKNSLIANGCIIEGQVENSIIFRGVKVGKGAMVKNSIIMQQCTLESDIYLEHVITDKKVVITKGKHLKGDKHYPLVIRKHAVI
- the glgA gene encoding glycogen synthase GlgA — encoded protein: MSILFVAAEGVPFIKSGGLADVIGSLPRELRKLGIDVRVMLPKYRDIPEHFKEAMEHCCNLTVPLSWRQLYGGVQRLDYEGVPFYFIDNEYYFKRSGIYCFDDEAERFAFFCRAALEALPHLDFRPRIIHCHDWHTGMISVFLQAFYRQHPFYQDIRTVFTIHNLEYQGLFPRDILGDVLGLPDHYFTLDGLEFYGQVSFIKGGLNFSDLLTTVSESYAQEIQHPYFGARLDGLLRHKKNVLFGILNGIDTDIYNPAADPLIHTKYNWQTPELKGQNKKQLQASLSLPVREDVPLIGLVSRLVSQKGMDLIAHIWQDIMQMDVQMVVLGTGEPRYEELFRYAARQYPTKMSANIFFGDQLAHNIYAASDLFLMPSLYEPCGLGQLIALRYGALPLVRETGGLKDTVTPYNQYTGEGNGFSFTNYNAHDLLHTLRMALSLYPQRQIWSKLVVKAMQADFSWYKSAQKYQNLYKRLGF
- a CDS encoding glycoside hydrolase family 13 protein — encoded protein: MIALTEVFHDSHNRLFRSPFGAVPCGQKIDLALEVNSVNQPEQVVLRLWKYGRQEEKIPMQLTEVREQRRLYRASIVAPERHGLLWYYFLVVEGGCTLYYGNNTRQWGGIGQLYDHEPPSYQITVYQPTAATPHWFKDAVMYQIFVDRFCNGYQEGKVLNPKQHCVIYPYWQATPRYGQDATGKTVCYDCFGGNLYGVMKKLPYLKELGITVIYLNPIFEASSNHKYDTGDYKKIDPMYGDNDLFRELCSKARDLGISIILDGVFSHTGSNSIYFNRDGNYPSVGAYQSKDSPYYEWYRFSEWPDKYDCWWGIDTLPNVNEDNPSYQEFIITGEDSVIKYWMKLGAKGWRLDVVDELPAAFVKKIRTTMKQMDPDSVLIGEVWEDASNKVSYGEMREYLLGEELDSVMNYPFRNIWLDFFLGRSDALATHHQLMKLYENYPREHFYSTMNLLGSHDVERVLTLLSGAPPADSLSREEQEVYEPTPEQLRVGLARLKLLSLIQMTFPGVPCIYYGDEVGLQGYKDPLNRRTYPWGQENQELLDWYKSIIALRHQHAALRTGQWIPVLVQGQLYGYIRKIAGGKDVFGRDQENGTVLVIINGALREQTNLSINIGNWCQGALVNPLMEGERYQVRDGFLHLSLGALDGKILIEEG